From Riemerella anatipestifer ATCC 11845 = DSM 15868, a single genomic window includes:
- the galE gene encoding UDP-glucose 4-epimerase GalE, with the protein MTILVTGGLGYIGSHTVVELLNDGFDVVIVDDMSNSERFVLKNIEEITGKKPIFYPFDLKRRELLSQVLDAHNIEGCINFAAFKAVGESQVKPIDYYENNLFSLINILQEFKERNISNFIFSSSCTVYGQADEMPIDENTSLKTPESSYGKTKQMGEEILKDFSRAHAKKVSLLRYFNPIGAHPSGKIGELPLGVPNNLVPYVTQTAAGIREKLSIWGDDYPTPDGTAIRDYIYVVDLAKAHLAALKKLINAKEETVLDIYNLGTGQGSSVLEVVKAFENANRVEVPYQICSRREGDITIAYANADKAERELGWKAETSLEEALRTTWEWQKYLEQRNH; encoded by the coding sequence ATGACAATATTAGTAACGGGAGGTTTAGGCTATATAGGCTCTCACACAGTGGTTGAACTACTGAATGACGGTTTTGATGTTGTGATTGTAGATGATATGTCTAATTCGGAGAGGTTTGTGCTTAAAAACATTGAAGAAATTACAGGCAAAAAACCTATTTTCTATCCTTTTGATTTAAAACGAAGAGAATTATTAAGCCAAGTTTTAGATGCTCATAATATAGAAGGTTGTATCAACTTTGCTGCTTTTAAAGCGGTGGGAGAAAGCCAAGTGAAACCGATAGATTACTATGAGAACAATCTATTTTCCTTAATCAATATATTACAAGAATTTAAAGAACGAAATATATCTAACTTTATATTTTCTTCGTCGTGTACGGTTTATGGTCAGGCAGACGAAATGCCAATAGACGAAAATACATCACTTAAAACTCCAGAATCTTCCTATGGTAAAACCAAGCAGATGGGAGAGGAGATTTTAAAGGATTTTTCTAGAGCTCACGCTAAAAAAGTGTCTTTGTTGAGGTACTTTAATCCCATTGGGGCACATCCTTCGGGCAAAATAGGAGAGTTACCGTTGGGAGTACCTAACAATTTGGTGCCTTATGTTACACAAACAGCGGCAGGGATTAGAGAGAAACTTAGTATTTGGGGAGACGATTATCCAACGCCAGATGGTACCGCGATTAGAGATTATATTTATGTGGTAGATTTAGCTAAGGCTCATTTGGCAGCACTTAAAAAGCTCATCAATGCAAAAGAAGAGACTGTTTTGGATATTTATAATTTGGGAACAGGGCAAGGTTCTTCGGTTTTAGAAGTCGTTAAAGCTTTTGAAAATGCCAATCGGGTAGAAGTACCGTATCAAATATGCAGTCGTAGAGAAGGTGATATTACCATAGCTTATGCCAATGCTGATAAAGCAGAGAGAGAACTCGGTTGGAAAGCTGAAACCTCTTTAGAAGAAGCTCTTAGAACGACTTGGGAATGGCAAAAATATCTAGAACAGAGAAACCATTAG
- a CDS encoding VOC family protein, translating into MIKGIYACWIYVSNLELSIRFYQEIGFNLKLIEGDWAEFEFNGGSFALLRRPIEKGKVVPTKTRIMFEVDDIFSIYNILSEKSVKMIGGIKKESYGNLLTFEDIDGHWLEFFEKKV; encoded by the coding sequence ATGATAAAGGGAATATATGCTTGTTGGATTTATGTAAGTAATTTAGAATTATCCATAAGATTTTATCAAGAAATAGGTTTTAACCTAAAATTGATAGAGGGAGATTGGGCTGAATTTGAATTCAATGGAGGCAGTTTTGCTTTGTTAAGGAGACCAATTGAAAAAGGTAAGGTTGTACCCACAAAAACGAGAATTATGTTTGAAGTTGATGATATTTTTTCCATATATAATATTTTGAGTGAGAAAAGTGTAAAAATGATAGGAGGTATTAAGAAAGAAAGTTATGGCAATTTACTCACTTTTGAAGATATTGATGGACATTGGTTAGAATTCTTTGAAAAGAAGGTTTGA
- the rsmG gene encoding 16S rRNA (guanine(527)-N(7))-methyltransferase RsmG → MKKDLILKYFPELTEQQQHQFALLEPLYKEWNEKINVISRKDTDSLYEKHILHSLGIAKVMPFSEGTKVLDIGTGGGFPGIPLAIMFPEVEFTLIDSIGKKIKVVQAVSEALELKNLIAVHGRAEKLKDKYHFVVSRAVTQMPVFLRWLKGKFEKEQFNPKHNGVLYLKGGDLAEELAGLKCEIFNLKNYFEEEFFDTKKVVYLSKGNFNS, encoded by the coding sequence ATGAAAAAAGATTTAATACTAAAATATTTCCCAGAGCTTACCGAGCAGCAGCAACATCAGTTTGCGTTGCTAGAGCCTCTCTATAAAGAGTGGAACGAGAAAATAAATGTAATTTCTAGGAAAGATACGGATAGCCTTTATGAAAAGCATATATTGCATTCTTTGGGTATCGCTAAGGTAATGCCTTTTTCGGAAGGAACAAAAGTTCTGGATATTGGTACTGGCGGTGGATTTCCAGGGATACCTTTGGCAATAATGTTTCCAGAAGTAGAGTTTACTTTAATAGATTCTATCGGGAAGAAGATAAAAGTGGTACAAGCGGTATCAGAGGCATTAGAGTTAAAGAATTTAATAGCCGTACACGGAAGAGCCGAAAAACTTAAGGATAAATACCATTTTGTAGTCAGTAGGGCGGTTACGCAAATGCCAGTGTTTTTGCGATGGCTAAAAGGAAAGTTTGAAAAAGAACAATTTAATCCTAAACATAATGGCGTACTTTACCTAAAAGGCGGCGATTTGGCGGAGGAATTGGCAGGACTTAAATGCGAGATTTTCAATCTTAAAAATTACTTTGAAGAAGAGTTTTTTGATACAAAAAAGGTAGTGTATCTTTCTAAAGGTAATTTCAACTCATAA
- the pheT gene encoding phenylalanine--tRNA ligase subunit beta — protein sequence MKISNNWLKNYIKTDLSSEKIGAYLTDIGLEVEGIEIFESIKGSLEGIVVGKVLACEKHPNADKLKKTTVDVGGGKVLEIVCGAPNVEAGQLVPVAVVGTTLYDKEGNSFEIKKAKIRGEVSEGMICAEDELGLGNSHDGIMVLDETHEVGKPFADYFEITKDEVYEIGLTPNRTDAMSHYGVARDLNAFLYASNITETEFEKVSSDIFQPEGEHGFSIEVEDAELCSRYIGAVLDNVKVKPSPEWLKNKLKAIGLNPINNVVDVTNYILHGLGQPLHAFDADKISRQKIVVGVCNSGTRFTTLDGVERTLNGTEIMIKDASDKPMCIAGVFGGSDSGVSDSTTKVFLESAYFNPVSVRKAAKAHGLNTDASFRFERGVDVNAVRIAITKAISLLKEVAEAELVGDLIEVYPEKINPHYVLFRYSKLDQILGVKIHRETVKKILKSLEIEILNEIPDGLELSVPTYRADVTREIDVIEEVLRIYGYNKIDSPQKIAFSPVKLSFEDQDALENTWARLLQSNGFNEVMNNSLTTVKDETNAVKLLNPLSNDLAFMRTSLLEGLLQNAVYNINRKNTDIKFFELGKIYHKFETYKERKQLAMLISGRHQSENWLVPKSSTDFYHLKSYVKLALEVLGITIQEKPLQDARFSDGLEFVSDGKVLARLGKVAPEYLKSADMEQEAFYAEIEVEACQELRTKGNFKFREIPKFNKIRRDLALLLDKNITYSDLYQEVMKKPSPYLKSVNLFDVYEGKNLPEGKKSYALSFELLNEEKTLEEKEISEIMGGLITLFEKNFNAELRS from the coding sequence ATGAAAATATCAAATAATTGGTTAAAAAACTACATCAAAACCGACTTGAGTTCAGAGAAGATAGGAGCTTACCTTACGGACATAGGGCTAGAAGTAGAGGGTATAGAAATTTTTGAAAGTATAAAAGGAAGTTTAGAGGGTATTGTGGTAGGTAAAGTTTTAGCTTGTGAAAAACATCCAAACGCAGATAAACTCAAAAAAACAACCGTAGATGTAGGAGGAGGTAAGGTTTTAGAAATTGTATGTGGAGCACCTAATGTAGAGGCTGGGCAATTAGTACCTGTGGCAGTAGTAGGAACAACGCTTTATGATAAGGAAGGGAATAGTTTTGAAATCAAAAAGGCTAAAATAAGAGGAGAGGTATCCGAAGGAATGATATGTGCTGAAGATGAATTAGGGTTAGGGAATAGCCATGATGGAATTATGGTTTTAGACGAAACTCACGAAGTAGGGAAGCCTTTTGCAGATTATTTTGAAATAACTAAAGATGAAGTCTATGAAATAGGGCTAACGCCTAATAGAACAGATGCAATGTCTCATTATGGTGTGGCTAGGGATTTGAATGCTTTTCTGTACGCGTCTAATATCACAGAAACAGAGTTTGAAAAGGTATCGTCTGATATTTTTCAGCCAGAAGGTGAGCATGGATTTTCTATAGAAGTAGAGGATGCAGAGCTTTGTTCTAGATATATAGGAGCTGTTTTAGATAATGTTAAGGTAAAGCCTTCTCCAGAGTGGTTAAAGAATAAACTTAAAGCCATAGGGTTAAATCCTATCAATAATGTGGTAGATGTTACCAATTATATTTTACACGGTTTGGGGCAACCTCTACACGCATTTGATGCGGATAAAATTTCTAGACAAAAAATAGTCGTAGGTGTTTGTAATTCTGGAACTAGATTTACTACTTTAGATGGTGTGGAGCGAACGCTTAACGGTACAGAAATTATGATAAAAGATGCTTCGGATAAACCAATGTGTATCGCAGGAGTATTTGGTGGATCAGATTCTGGCGTTTCAGATTCAACGACAAAAGTTTTCCTAGAAAGTGCTTATTTCAATCCAGTATCAGTAAGAAAAGCGGCGAAAGCTCATGGTTTAAATACAGATGCATCTTTCCGTTTTGAAAGAGGTGTAGATGTTAATGCGGTTAGGATTGCCATTACCAAAGCGATAAGTCTCCTTAAAGAAGTGGCAGAAGCAGAACTTGTAGGAGATTTAATAGAAGTTTATCCTGAGAAAATAAATCCTCACTATGTGCTATTTAGATATTCTAAGCTAGACCAAATTCTAGGAGTTAAAATCCATCGTGAGACGGTAAAGAAGATATTAAAATCGCTTGAAATAGAAATTCTTAACGAAATTCCAGACGGTCTAGAGCTTTCTGTGCCAACCTATAGGGCAGATGTTACTAGAGAGATAGATGTGATAGAGGAAGTGCTTAGAATCTATGGATATAACAAAATAGATAGTCCTCAAAAGATTGCGTTTTCACCAGTAAAATTGAGTTTTGAAGACCAAGATGCTTTAGAAAATACTTGGGCTAGATTGTTACAGTCTAACGGGTTTAATGAAGTGATGAACAACTCACTTACTACGGTGAAAGATGAAACCAATGCAGTTAAATTGCTTAATCCATTGAGTAATGATTTGGCATTTATGAGAACTTCTTTATTAGAAGGTTTATTACAGAATGCAGTCTATAATATCAATCGTAAAAATACGGATATTAAGTTTTTTGAGTTAGGTAAAATCTATCATAAATTTGAAACTTATAAAGAAAGAAAGCAACTAGCAATGCTGATTTCTGGTAGACATCAATCTGAAAATTGGCTTGTACCGAAATCTAGTACAGATTTCTATCATTTAAAGTCGTATGTTAAATTGGCGTTAGAAGTTTTAGGAATTACTATTCAGGAGAAACCTTTGCAAGATGCTCGTTTCAGTGATGGGTTAGAATTTGTTTCTGATGGTAAGGTATTGGCAAGATTGGGTAAGGTAGCACCAGAATATCTTAAATCAGCAGATATGGAGCAGGAGGCTTTTTATGCAGAGATAGAAGTAGAGGCTTGTCAAGAATTGAGAACTAAAGGTAACTTTAAGTTTAGAGAAATACCTAAATTTAATAAGATAAGAAGAGATTTAGCGTTACTTTTAGATAAAAACATCACTTATTCAGATTTATATCAAGAGGTGATGAAGAAGCCGTCGCCGTATCTTAAATCGGTTAATCTGTTTGATGTTTACGAAGGTAAGAATTTGCCAGAGGGTAAGAAATCTTACGCTTTGAGTTTTGAACTTCTTAATGAAGAAAAAACATTAGAAGAAAAAGAAATTTCAGAAATAATGGGAGGGCTAATCACACTCTTTGAGAAAAATTTTAATGCAGAGCTACGCTCGTAA
- a CDS encoding HAEPLYID family protein — translation MNFKKIMLLALGLIFGNVFSQNHNNEKDSLYIAEVEERKEPAKVLHAEPLYIDLIRDLGARKGEKEWNLGLGLTDKLNFDAYEALVEYEWAPIDRLGLEVELPFTFYSPTGNEKVQAPSSKLNSLKLALQWSFLVNEEKATTMALGYINELEFSDFGRFGKPLIKGNVYNPFFVVAKRWGNNFHTLVYTGPMIEQNFITNKFHMVYDVHSSFHYMISGTRNFVGVEFNKTFDRGNFDMVMRPQMRLGISEQLMLGVVVGIPVSRENERLSSFLRLIWEPKH, via the coding sequence ATGAATTTTAAAAAAATAATGCTATTAGCTTTAGGGCTAATTTTTGGCAATGTGTTTTCTCAAAATCATAATAATGAAAAAGATAGTCTCTATATAGCAGAGGTGGAAGAAAGGAAAGAACCTGCTAAAGTTTTACACGCAGAGCCTTTGTATATAGATTTGATAAGGGATTTAGGAGCGAGAAAAGGCGAAAAAGAATGGAATTTAGGACTTGGATTAACAGATAAACTCAATTTTGATGCCTATGAAGCATTGGTAGAGTACGAATGGGCTCCTATTGATAGGTTAGGGTTAGAAGTAGAGCTACCGTTTACATTCTATTCTCCTACGGGAAACGAGAAAGTGCAGGCTCCGTCTAGTAAACTTAATAGTTTGAAATTGGCTTTACAATGGTCGTTTTTGGTAAATGAAGAAAAAGCGACTACAATGGCTTTAGGCTACATCAATGAGTTAGAGTTTTCAGATTTTGGACGTTTTGGAAAACCTTTAATTAAAGGAAATGTTTACAATCCGTTTTTTGTGGTGGCTAAACGCTGGGGAAATAATTTCCATACTTTGGTTTATACAGGACCAATGATAGAGCAGAATTTTATCACCAATAAATTTCATATGGTGTATGATGTGCATTCTAGTTTTCATTATATGATTTCGGGAACGAGGAATTTTGTGGGAGTGGAATTTAATAAAACCTTTGATAGAGGTAATTTTGATATGGTTATGCGTCCTCAGATGCGTTTGGGGATTTCGGAGCAGTTGATGTTAGGTGTTGTTGTGGGGATTCCTGTAAGTAGAGAAAATGAACGATTGAGTTCTTTTCTAAGATTGATATGGGAGCCTAAACATTAA
- a CDS encoding DegT/DnrJ/EryC1/StrS family aminotransferase — MRKIQMVDLQSQYFKIKNEVDNAVLNVMQSAQFINGSEVKSFQSELEEYLDVKHVIPCANGTDALQIALMALGLKEGDEVITADFTFAATVEVIHLLKLKAVLVDVDYDTFTINTEKLKEAITPKTKAIIPVHLFGQCANMEEILKIAKEHNIFVVEDNAQAIGAEYTFADGTTKKSGTMGSIGTTSFFPSKNLGCYGDGGAIFTNDDALAHRLRGIVNHGMYERYYHDEVGVNSRLDSIQAAVLRKKLPHLDNYNEARRKAADFYDEAFKDCPHILTPKRAGNSTHVFHQYTLRILNGKRNELQQYLAEKEIPAMIYYPVALRKQKAYYQESNDADFVNTDRLLSEVISLPMHTELDDEQLKYITETVLEFVNK, encoded by the coding sequence ATGAGAAAGATACAAATGGTAGATTTGCAGAGCCAGTATTTTAAAATTAAAAATGAAGTGGATAATGCAGTGCTTAATGTAATGCAGTCGGCACAATTCATCAATGGCTCGGAGGTTAAATCTTTCCAATCCGAGTTAGAAGAATATTTAGATGTAAAACACGTAATCCCTTGTGCTAACGGTACAGATGCACTCCAAATAGCTTTAATGGCTTTAGGTTTAAAAGAAGGAGATGAGGTAATTACTGCAGATTTTACCTTTGCTGCAACGGTAGAAGTGATACATTTATTAAAGTTGAAAGCCGTTTTGGTAGATGTGGACTATGATACCTTTACTATAAATACAGAGAAGTTAAAGGAAGCCATTACTCCAAAGACTAAAGCGATAATTCCTGTGCATTTATTTGGACAATGTGCTAATATGGAAGAGATTCTAAAAATAGCAAAGGAACACAACATTTTTGTAGTAGAAGACAATGCACAAGCTATAGGTGCGGAATACACTTTTGCCGATGGAACGACTAAAAAATCTGGCACAATGGGAAGCATAGGAACGACTTCATTCTTCCCGTCTAAAAATTTAGGGTGTTACGGAGATGGAGGTGCTATCTTTACTAATGATGATGCTTTGGCACACCGTCTAAGAGGAATTGTAAACCACGGAATGTACGAACGCTATTATCACGATGAGGTGGGTGTTAATTCAAGACTAGATAGTATACAAGCGGCGGTTCTAAGAAAAAAATTACCACATCTGGATAACTATAACGAGGCTAGACGCAAAGCTGCGGATTTTTACGATGAGGCTTTTAAAGATTGTCCTCATATTTTGACACCAAAAAGAGCAGGAAACTCAACGCACGTATTTCATCAATACACTCTTAGAATCCTTAATGGGAAAAGAAATGAACTTCAGCAGTATTTGGCGGAAAAAGAAATTCCTGCGATGATATACTATCCTGTGGCACTTAGAAAACAGAAGGCTTACTACCAAGAAAGTAATGATGCCGATTTTGTAAATACAGACCGTTTGTTATCCGAAGTAATTTCATTACCAATGCACACCGAGTTAGATGACGAACAGTTAAAATATATTACGGAAACTGTTTTAGAGTTTGTAAATAAATAA
- a CDS encoding PD-(D/E)XK nuclease family protein: MNFLNKIIDELLVQSSDLSRFNIVLPGKRPVVFIKDILKKQKKYSGLLPQFSTIEELIRDISGYQEIKGISLWLFAYNVYRQLFPAEDFGQFLKWFPTLLKDWDDILKFSDSDEAVLEYMFDEERIKNWGETLGEEDNARQRNLNFWRKMTTFLPLLKKELKAKQWATSGMLHQEAKSKIKLFAEQTSEQYVFCGFNAFTPVEELLVRQLLQWDKAQCFFQADEYYIKDKRQEAGQFLRRYIDWAEFNDYRNFSWVENQFSQSKNINVYEVSGNVTQTQVIPKIFKDYKESDYSKTALVLLDENLLPACLEVLSEVPKVNITMGLPLKNLSFSNAMKQIFYLHKQLEKKSSTYYHHDVVGILETLPTDEQEDKVIRAFVNYISEHNIVYVSYSLLKEYLGGLNFFNIFEKQSVKELLEILIAFCYQLKYKPIDDIQYENISYFEKSFKIVKNQLEPYQFDVSIEDLEVLVNQMVSTESVDFQGEPLSGLQVMGLLETRLLNFENIILLSTNEGKLPLGNSQNTYLPFDVRKNFGLNTFLENDGIYAYHFYRLLQDAHHIHLLYNALSSGVNTGEKSRFITQIEMESPHQVQKIMVENESQPVEVLPMVVSKTPQVMERLKEWKHNIAASHLTTYLYNPIDFYAKVVLKIKETSEIEEELSLRNYGNLVHYALEFLYDKLKGKILTPQDLEWAITQIDESVEFAIKTLKHQPEFYERGMNFVHQQMAKKVIGDILKLDLELVSSGNTLEILDLEKEIKDVKFKVSDELEVAFKGFIDRIDRLNGNLRVIDYKTAKTKNLRLKISDKNRETLLKNKDYKQALQLCIYAYAMGQLSEFLGKDISCGIWSFAEVSRGVQMLEIDGDLSDAMVSISSIITEILNPDIDFEESV; encoded by the coding sequence ATGAATTTCCTTAATAAAATTATAGATGAATTATTAGTACAATCATCGGATTTATCTCGGTTTAACATCGTTTTACCAGGTAAAAGACCGGTGGTGTTTATTAAGGATATTCTAAAAAAACAAAAAAAATATTCGGGGCTACTTCCGCAATTTTCTACTATTGAGGAGCTCATTAGGGATATTTCTGGCTATCAAGAAATCAAAGGTATTTCCTTATGGCTATTTGCTTATAATGTTTATAGGCAGCTATTTCCAGCAGAGGATTTTGGTCAGTTTTTAAAATGGTTTCCAACATTATTGAAGGATTGGGACGATATTTTAAAGTTTTCTGATTCTGATGAGGCGGTGTTGGAATATATGTTTGATGAGGAACGCATTAAAAACTGGGGAGAAACTTTAGGTGAAGAAGACAATGCAAGGCAGAGAAATCTCAACTTTTGGCGAAAAATGACTACCTTTTTGCCATTACTAAAAAAAGAACTTAAAGCTAAGCAATGGGCAACCTCTGGAATGCTTCATCAGGAAGCCAAATCTAAAATTAAATTATTTGCAGAGCAGACATCGGAGCAATATGTTTTTTGTGGTTTTAATGCCTTTACGCCGGTTGAAGAATTGCTGGTAAGGCAGTTGTTACAATGGGACAAGGCACAATGTTTTTTCCAAGCAGACGAGTACTATATTAAAGATAAAAGGCAAGAAGCAGGGCAGTTTTTAAGGCGTTATATAGATTGGGCGGAGTTTAATGATTACAGAAACTTTAGTTGGGTAGAGAATCAGTTTTCTCAATCTAAAAACATCAATGTTTATGAGGTTTCGGGCAATGTTACCCAAACGCAGGTGATTCCTAAAATATTCAAAGATTATAAAGAGTCAGACTATTCTAAGACAGCGTTGGTTTTACTAGACGAGAACTTGCTTCCCGCTTGTTTGGAAGTCTTATCAGAAGTGCCTAAAGTTAATATTACGATGGGGCTTCCGCTTAAAAATTTATCTTTTAGCAACGCTATGAAACAGATTTTTTATCTGCACAAACAGCTAGAGAAAAAATCATCAACTTATTATCATCACGATGTTGTAGGGATTTTGGAAACTTTGCCAACCGATGAGCAGGAGGATAAGGTCATTAGAGCGTTTGTAAACTACATTTCGGAGCATAATATTGTTTATGTTTCCTACTCTCTTTTAAAAGAATACTTGGGTGGATTGAATTTCTTTAACATCTTTGAAAAACAAAGTGTTAAGGAGTTGTTAGAGATATTGATAGCTTTTTGTTATCAGTTGAAATACAAGCCTATAGATGATATTCAGTACGAGAATATTTCTTATTTTGAAAAGAGTTTTAAAATCGTTAAAAATCAATTAGAACCTTATCAATTTGATGTAAGTATAGAAGATTTAGAGGTTTTGGTTAATCAGATGGTAAGTACAGAATCTGTGGATTTTCAGGGCGAACCTTTGTCTGGTTTGCAGGTTATGGGATTGCTAGAAACCAGATTGCTCAATTTTGAAAACATCATTTTGCTTTCTACTAACGAAGGTAAACTTCCGCTAGGGAACTCACAAAATACCTATCTGCCTTTTGATGTAAGAAAGAACTTCGGTCTTAATACTTTCTTGGAGAACGATGGTATTTATGCCTATCATTTCTACCGATTGTTGCAGGACGCTCATCATATCCACTTGCTTTATAATGCCTTGTCTTCGGGCGTTAATACGGGAGAGAAAAGTAGATTTATCACCCAAATAGAAATGGAAAGTCCTCATCAAGTGCAAAAAATTATGGTGGAGAATGAGTCGCAACCCGTAGAGGTCCTTCCGATGGTGGTTTCTAAAACTCCACAGGTAATGGAACGGCTCAAAGAATGGAAACATAATATTGCGGCATCACACCTTACCACTTATCTCTATAATCCTATTGATTTTTATGCTAAAGTAGTTTTAAAGATAAAGGAAACCTCCGAAATAGAAGAGGAACTTTCTCTTAGGAACTATGGTAATTTAGTGCATTATGCGTTGGAGTTTTTATATGATAAATTAAAGGGGAAGATATTAACTCCGCAGGATTTAGAATGGGCAATAACTCAAATAGATGAAAGTGTTGAGTTTGCAATAAAAACGCTGAAACATCAGCCCGAATTTTACGAAAGAGGTATGAATTTCGTACATCAGCAGATGGCTAAAAAAGTCATAGGAGATATTTTAAAGTTAGATTTAGAGCTGGTTTCTAGTGGAAATACTTTAGAAATACTAGATTTAGAAAAAGAAATTAAGGATGTTAAATTTAAGGTTTCAGATGAGTTAGAAGTGGCTTTTAAAGGTTTTATAGATAGGATTGATAGACTTAACGGAAATCTAAGAGTGATAGATTATAAAACGGCTAAAACTAAAAATCTAAGGCTAAAAATTTCAGATAAAAACAGAGAAACACTCCTTAAAAATAAAGATTATAAGCAAGCACTTCAGCTTTGTATTTATGCCTATGCTATGGGGCAACTTTCGGAGTTTTTGGGTAAGGATATTAGTTGTGGGATATGGAGTTTTGCAGAGGTAAGTCGTGGAGTGCAAATGCTAGAAATAGACGGCGATTTGTCTGATGCTATGGTTTCAATATCAAGCATTATTACAGAAATTCTCAACCCTGATATAGATTTTGAGGAAAGTGTTTAG
- the dnaN gene encoding DNA polymerase III subunit beta, whose product MKFIVASSELQKALQVVSGVISSSQSRPILENYLFELDNQNLKITSSDGETTLVTSLEVMSEDQGKIAVPAKTFQELIKTFGEQPLTFTVKESANEMGALLEILDDRDNYEVALDNAEDYPELPEFDASQSVTIPSGVLAEALVNTLFATSNDTLRPVMTGVLFQFGENEANFVSTDSHRLVVYKRKDIKNSEPIEFIMPKKPLSIFKNILANTEEEVVIEFNENMAKFTFGNHIWICRLIDGKYPNYSAVIPQENPNLLTVNRNLLLSSIRRASILSNKSTNQVRFKLSGNILHLHAEDTEFANKADMQIPCDYKGEDINIGFSSKFLTEMLSVLSSDDVLMRMSQPNRPGILEPIDGLDENEHILMLSMPVIGM is encoded by the coding sequence ATGAAATTTATCGTAGCAAGTAGCGAGTTACAAAAGGCTTTACAAGTGGTAAGTGGTGTGATTTCCAGTTCACAATCACGCCCTATTCTAGAAAACTATTTGTTCGAACTAGATAATCAAAATCTTAAAATTACTTCATCTGACGGAGAAACTACTTTGGTAACTTCTCTAGAGGTAATGTCTGAAGATCAAGGTAAAATAGCAGTTCCTGCGAAAACTTTTCAGGAATTAATAAAGACCTTTGGGGAACAGCCTTTAACTTTTACAGTAAAGGAGTCTGCTAATGAAATGGGAGCTTTACTGGAAATTCTAGATGATAGAGATAACTATGAGGTGGCTCTAGATAATGCAGAAGATTACCCAGAGTTACCAGAGTTTGATGCTTCACAAAGTGTTACGATACCTTCAGGGGTATTAGCAGAAGCGTTGGTAAATACTTTGTTTGCTACAAGTAATGATACGCTTCGCCCTGTAATGACGGGAGTTTTATTCCAATTTGGAGAAAACGAAGCTAATTTTGTATCTACAGATTCTCATAGATTGGTAGTTTACAAGAGAAAAGACATTAAAAATAGTGAGCCTATAGAGTTCATTATGCCTAAAAAACCATTGAGTATTTTTAAAAATATTTTAGCCAATACGGAGGAAGAAGTTGTTATTGAGTTTAATGAGAATATGGCTAAATTTACCTTTGGTAATCATATTTGGATTTGTCGTTTAATAGATGGTAAATATCCTAATTATTCTGCGGTAATCCCTCAAGAAAACCCTAATTTGCTTACAGTAAATAGAAATTTACTACTTAGTTCTATTAGGAGAGCATCTATTTTATCTAACAAATCTACTAATCAAGTAAGATTTAAGTTATCGGGTAATATCCTTCATCTACATGCGGAGGATACTGAGTTTGCTAATAAAGCAGATATGCAGATTCCTTGCGATTATAAAGGAGAAGACATCAACATTGGTTTCAGTTCTAAATTTTTAACAGAAATGTTATCAGTTTTGAGTTCTGATGATGTATTGATGAGAATGTCTCAGCCTAACCGTCCAGGTATTTTAGAACCAATAGATGGGCTAGATGAAAACGAACATATTTTAATGCTTTCTATGCCTGTCATAGGAATGTAA